A genomic stretch from Arthrobacter sp. KBS0702 includes:
- a CDS encoding phosphoketolase — protein sequence MDEQTGQGAADTADDAELGLVDRWWRAANYLSVGQIYLRTNPLLREPLSAGDTKSRLLGHWGTTPGLNFIYAHLNRVIRRDEQEMLFVAGPGHGGPAVVANAWLEGTYSEIYSNVGPDADGLAELFRQFSYPGGIPSHAAPETPGSINEGGELGYSLAHAYGTVFDNPGLVTAVVIGDGEAETGPLAASWHSHNFLNPASDGAVLPILHLNGYKIANPTILARMPEAQLEQLLRGYGHEPHFVTVADPEDTAAAHRDFAAALDRCLADIRSIQAARRVAAPSGGAAGNDAPAAAWPMIVLRSPKGWTGPRMVDGLQVEGTWRSHQVPLPEVRTNPEHLAQLGRWLQSYRPDELFDGEGRLRPDVAANAPAGQLRMSATPHANGGILLRDLKLPGYADHAVDVAQPGRERISAMVTLGAWLRDVISLNPETFRLFGPDETASNRLQDVFEVTDKVWQYRIEELDEHLARAGRVMEVLSEHLCQGWLEGYLLTGRHGVFSCYEAFIHIVDSMFNQHAKWLKVHRELPWRQPVASLNYLLSSHVWQQDHNGFSHQDPGFIDHAVNKKAEVIRVYLPPDANTLLSVMEHCLGSRDYVNIVVSGKQPSPTWLGPADAAHHCQRGLGIWEFAGSEVPGEEPDVVLACAGDVPTVETVAAAELLKEGVPGLKIRVVNVVDLMRLQDAAEHPHGLTSRDFDGIFTADKPIIFAYHGYPSLIHRLAYRRTNQEGLHVRGYKEEGTTTTPFDMAMLNGIDRFQLAIDAIDRVPGLAERHSLLRQSLQDRRIRAHNHTRAHGEDAKEISGWTLGAD from the coding sequence TTGGATGAGCAGACCGGGCAAGGGGCCGCGGACACGGCCGACGACGCAGAGCTCGGGCTCGTGGACCGGTGGTGGCGGGCCGCGAACTACCTTTCCGTGGGCCAGATCTATTTGCGCACCAACCCGCTGCTGCGCGAGCCGCTCAGCGCCGGGGACACCAAATCCCGGTTGCTCGGCCACTGGGGCACGACGCCGGGGCTGAATTTCATCTATGCCCACCTGAACCGCGTCATCCGCCGGGACGAGCAGGAGATGCTGTTTGTCGCCGGTCCCGGCCACGGCGGCCCGGCCGTCGTCGCGAACGCCTGGCTGGAGGGGACCTACTCGGAGATCTACAGCAACGTCGGACCCGACGCGGACGGGCTCGCCGAGCTGTTCCGGCAGTTCTCCTACCCCGGCGGCATCCCGAGCCACGCCGCTCCGGAAACCCCGGGTTCCATCAACGAAGGCGGCGAACTCGGGTACTCGCTGGCCCACGCCTATGGCACCGTGTTCGACAACCCCGGGCTGGTCACCGCCGTCGTGATCGGCGACGGCGAGGCGGAGACCGGACCGCTGGCCGCCAGCTGGCACTCCCACAACTTCCTCAACCCGGCGTCGGACGGGGCTGTGCTGCCGATCCTGCACCTGAACGGGTACAAGATCGCCAACCCCACGATCCTGGCGCGCATGCCCGAGGCCCAGCTGGAGCAGCTGCTGCGCGGCTACGGGCACGAGCCGCACTTCGTGACGGTCGCGGATCCGGAGGACACCGCGGCGGCGCACCGGGATTTCGCCGCCGCACTGGACCGCTGCCTCGCCGACATCCGGTCCATCCAGGCGGCCCGCAGAGTCGCAGCACCGTCCGGCGGCGCTGCCGGCAACGACGCTCCCGCCGCCGCGTGGCCGATGATCGTGCTGCGCTCGCCCAAGGGCTGGACCGGGCCGAGAATGGTCGACGGGCTGCAGGTGGAAGGCACCTGGCGCAGCCACCAGGTGCCCCTCCCCGAGGTGCGAACCAACCCGGAGCACCTTGCGCAACTCGGCCGCTGGCTGCAGTCCTATCGCCCGGATGAACTGTTCGACGGTGAGGGCCGGCTCCGGCCCGATGTCGCCGCGAACGCCCCCGCCGGGCAGTTGCGGATGAGCGCCACCCCGCACGCCAACGGCGGCATCCTGCTGCGCGACCTCAAGCTCCCCGGTTACGCGGACCACGCGGTGGACGTCGCCCAGCCGGGCCGGGAACGGATCAGCGCCATGGTCACCCTCGGTGCATGGCTGCGGGACGTGATCTCGCTCAACCCGGAAACCTTCCGGCTTTTCGGCCCGGACGAGACGGCGTCGAACCGCTTGCAAGACGTCTTTGAGGTCACGGACAAGGTTTGGCAATACCGGATCGAGGAACTCGACGAGCACCTGGCACGCGCCGGCCGGGTGATGGAGGTCCTCAGCGAACACCTGTGCCAGGGGTGGCTGGAGGGCTACCTGCTGACCGGCCGGCACGGCGTGTTCAGCTGCTATGAGGCCTTCATCCACATCGTCGACTCGATGTTCAACCAGCACGCGAAGTGGCTCAAGGTCCACCGCGAGCTGCCGTGGCGCCAGCCCGTCGCCTCACTGAACTACCTGCTCTCCTCGCATGTCTGGCAGCAGGACCACAACGGCTTTTCGCACCAGGACCCGGGGTTCATCGACCACGCGGTGAACAAGAAAGCCGAGGTCATCCGCGTCTACCTGCCGCCGGACGCCAACACCCTGCTCTCGGTGATGGAGCACTGCCTCGGATCGCGGGACTACGTCAACATCGTCGTCAGCGGCAAGCAGCCCTCGCCCACCTGGCTGGGGCCGGCCGACGCGGCGCACCACTGCCAGCGCGGGCTGGGCATCTGGGAATTCGCCGGCTCCGAGGTCCCCGGCGAGGAGCCCGACGTCGTGCTGGCCTGCGCGGGGGACGTCCCCACGGTGGAAACTGTGGCCGCGGCCGAGCTGCTCAAGGAGGGGGTGCCGGGGCTGAAGATCCGGGTGGTGAACGTGGTGGACCTGATGCGGCTCCAGGACGCCGCGGAACACCCGCACGGGCTGACGTCGCGGGACTTCGACGGCATCTTCACCGCGGACAAGCCGATCATTTTCGCCTACCACGGCTACCCCTCGCTGATCCACCGGCTGGCGTACCGCCGCACCAACCAGGAGGGCCTGCACGTGCGCGGTTACAAGGAGGAAGGCACCACAACGACGCCGTTCGATATGGCCATGCTGAACGGGATCGACCGCTTCCAGCTCGCCATCGACGCGATCGACCGGGTGCCGGGACTGGCGGAGCGGCATTCCCTGCTGCGCCAGTCGCTGCAGGACCGCCGCATCCGGGCGCACAACCACACCCGGGCCCACGGCGAGGACGCGAAGGAGATCAGCGGCTGGACCCTCGGCGCGGACTAG
- a CDS encoding DUF429 domain-containing protein, whose translation MRTLGVDLAAATKKTAAAVVEWGDGAARLTHLSLGVDDGEIVRLFAASDLTGIDCPVGWPDAFLPFIAGHLAGDAQPVLDHDGIEGRRLLAYRDTDRFVTARTGLIPLSVSADRLAHPAMRCAVIQAKIARDHGPQARDGSGRLAEVYPAASLKSWGLLARGYKGRGGAETQRLRELLGVLTRAAPWLDLAGHDEQLAGSDDLFDALIASLTARAVALGSTLRPDAGHARAARTEGWIHLPVGGLDALPGPRP comes from the coding sequence GTGAGGACCCTCGGCGTCGACCTCGCCGCGGCCACGAAGAAGACCGCGGCCGCCGTCGTCGAATGGGGCGATGGCGCCGCCCGCCTGACGCACCTGTCGCTCGGCGTCGACGACGGCGAGATCGTCCGGCTCTTCGCCGCGAGCGACCTGACCGGAATCGACTGCCCGGTGGGCTGGCCGGACGCCTTCCTGCCCTTCATCGCCGGCCACCTTGCCGGCGACGCGCAGCCCGTGCTGGACCACGACGGAATCGAGGGCCGCCGCTTGCTGGCCTACCGCGACACCGACCGCTTTGTCACCGCCCGGACCGGGCTGATCCCGCTCAGTGTCTCCGCCGACCGGCTGGCCCACCCGGCGATGCGCTGCGCCGTCATCCAGGCCAAGATCGCCCGGGACCACGGACCGCAGGCACGGGACGGCAGCGGCCGGCTGGCAGAGGTCTACCCGGCGGCGTCCCTGAAGTCCTGGGGCCTGCTGGCCCGCGGCTACAAAGGACGCGGCGGCGCGGAAACGCAGCGCCTCCGCGAGCTGCTGGGCGTGCTCACGCGCGCGGCACCCTGGCTGGACCTGGCCGGCCACGACGAGCAACTGGCCGGCTCCGACGACCTGTTCGACGCGCTCATCGCCTCCCTGACCGCCCGGGCCGTGGCGCTCGGCAGCACGCTCCGCCCCGACGCCGGCCACGCCCGGGCCGCACGGACAGAGGGCTGGATTCATCTGCCCGTCGGCGGCCTGGACGCCCTCCCCGGCCCCCGGCCGTAG
- a CDS encoding carboxylesterase family protein codes for MNAEPAFSPPCGPVTGRRDGDVLRAMGIPYATAARFQPPVSAPDWTEVLPATSPSPACPQAPVPFLDDILGTRYGELPGSEDCQRLSITRPANLRDGERVPVMVWLHGGSYTSGSGDLAIFDPKALVAENRVIVVSVTYRLGLFGYLATGTGRPANLGLLDQLEAFRWVQRNIGAFGGDPDNVTAFGQSAGGDAVAHLMSTPEAPALFRRAIIQSAPLGITRGRAKMSAAMGVAAEAVTEDTPAMDVVEIEGHVSQVARKYGLIAAMPFGTQYGHAPLPPESGIEAAWNSTAPGIEVLIGHTSEEARMFLPRNRAVSRLGRVPVVGNAAVKAINWAVTEAVYGRGARKFARRHARAGGRAYRYVLSWAAPGNPYGAAHTVDLPLLFGDEKTWAGAGLLAGATWEDINAQGRELRAMWARFAAGRGLERRGGIPGALRYRAV; via the coding sequence ATGAACGCCGAGCCTGCCTTTAGTCCGCCCTGCGGCCCGGTCACCGGACGGCGCGACGGCGACGTGCTCCGGGCCATGGGCATTCCGTACGCGACCGCTGCGCGCTTCCAGCCGCCGGTCAGCGCACCCGACTGGACCGAGGTCCTCCCGGCCACCTCGCCCTCCCCCGCCTGCCCGCAGGCCCCGGTCCCGTTCCTCGATGACATCCTCGGCACCCGGTACGGCGAGCTGCCCGGCAGCGAGGACTGCCAGCGTCTCTCGATCACCCGGCCGGCGAACCTGCGCGACGGCGAACGGGTGCCGGTAATGGTCTGGCTGCACGGCGGCTCCTACACCTCCGGTTCCGGGGACCTCGCGATTTTCGACCCCAAGGCCCTCGTCGCCGAAAACCGCGTGATCGTGGTCTCCGTGACGTACCGCCTCGGCCTGTTCGGCTACCTGGCCACGGGCACCGGCCGGCCGGCCAACCTCGGACTCCTGGACCAGCTCGAGGCGTTCCGCTGGGTGCAGCGCAACATCGGCGCGTTCGGCGGCGATCCGGACAACGTCACGGCTTTCGGCCAATCCGCCGGCGGCGACGCCGTAGCGCACCTGATGTCGACGCCGGAGGCGCCCGCCCTGTTCCGGCGCGCGATCATCCAGAGCGCCCCGCTGGGCATCACCCGGGGCCGGGCAAAGATGAGCGCCGCGATGGGCGTGGCCGCCGAGGCCGTCACCGAAGACACCCCGGCAATGGACGTCGTCGAGATTGAAGGGCACGTCTCCCAGGTGGCCCGGAAGTACGGACTGATCGCGGCCATGCCGTTCGGCACCCAGTACGGGCATGCCCCACTGCCGCCGGAGAGTGGCATTGAGGCCGCCTGGAACTCGACGGCCCCCGGAATCGAGGTCCTCATCGGGCACACCTCCGAGGAGGCCCGGATGTTCCTGCCGCGCAACCGCGCCGTCAGCCGCCTCGGCCGGGTCCCGGTGGTCGGGAACGCCGCTGTGAAGGCCATCAACTGGGCTGTGACCGAGGCGGTGTACGGCCGGGGGGCCCGGAAGTTTGCCCGGCGGCATGCCCGGGCCGGAGGGAGGGCCTACCGCTACGTGCTGTCTTGGGCCGCGCCGGGAAACCCCTACGGCGCCGCGCACACCGTGGACCTGCCGCTGCTGTTCGGCGACGAAAAGACGTGGGCCGGAGCCGGACTGCTCGCCGGCGCCACGTGGGAGGACATCAACGCCCAGGGTCGTGAACTCCGCGCCATGTGGGCCCGCTTCGCTGCCGGCCGGGGCCTGGAGCGCCGCGGCGGGATTCCCGGCGCCCTCCGGTACCGGGCGGTCTGA
- a CDS encoding inorganic diphosphatase, whose protein sequence is MKHDVTIEIPKGSRVKYEVDHETGRVRLDRVLFTSMQYPTHYGFFENTLGEDGDPLDALVLLQDFDLHPGVIVEARPIGVFNMTDDGGGDAKVLCVPADARFDHINEISDVSEYLIKEIEHFFTRYKDLEPGKWVKAEGWGDRAAAEAELEASIKRYVPGAGH, encoded by the coding sequence ATGAAGCATGACGTGACCATCGAGATCCCCAAGGGATCGCGCGTCAAGTACGAAGTCGACCACGAGACCGGCCGCGTCCGCCTGGACCGCGTCCTGTTCACCTCCATGCAGTACCCCACGCACTACGGTTTCTTCGAGAACACCCTGGGCGAGGACGGCGACCCGCTGGACGCCCTGGTGCTGCTGCAGGACTTCGATCTGCACCCCGGCGTGATCGTCGAGGCCCGCCCGATCGGCGTTTTCAACATGACCGACGACGGCGGCGGGGACGCCAAGGTCCTCTGCGTGCCGGCCGACGCCCGCTTCGACCACATCAACGAGATCAGCGATGTCAGCGAATACCTGATCAAGGAAATCGAGCACTTCTTCACCCGGTACAAGGACCTGGAGCCCGGCAAGTGGGTCAAGGCCGAGGGCTGGGGCGACCGCGCCGCGGCCGAAGCCGAGCTCGAAGCCTCGATCAAGCGCTACGTCCCGGGCGCCGGACACTAG
- the dacB gene encoding D-alanyl-D-alanine carboxypeptidase/D-alanyl-D-alanine-endopeptidase produces the protein MTRSKRRAATAPAFGRVGRILPMLLLTLLVVALILPAGAAISPGFLGPARPQEPAAAGPWQQLPATLSAPGAGGPSGGGARPLSDAAPVPDAAALAAQLNATLKTDGAGSFSGVVQDAVTGEVLFDRAGDEVRAPASNIKLLTAAAALRTLGPDRRFSTKVVAGATPGTVVLTGGGDVLLGAGESAPDAVLGHAGLATLAQSTVSALQQAGVSGPVTVLLDDSLFTGPPLSPAWSPEDVAAGEVAPLFPLALNSARFEPGSTTGPRPVDAAMAAAETFAARLASAGAAAGLTVAPGVARVPATEKTPDDAGHANKVLAEVESATVGQQVDLLLRTSDNYLTEVMGRMVAAASGKPASNEGAVAAVLQQLEELKIPSATLRAADLAGLTLANQVSARQLSAVVRAMTTGTDSRLRSALAGFPVAGLTGTLGSRYTDTSTSRGAGLVRAKTGTLNTVIALSGYVVDADGRLLVFSFIGNNLTPGAAGNKAALDRTASALAACGCR, from the coding sequence ATGACACGCAGTAAGCGCCGCGCCGCCACCGCTCCGGCGTTCGGAAGGGTTGGCCGCATCCTCCCGATGCTGCTCCTGACCCTCCTGGTGGTGGCGCTCATTCTCCCCGCAGGCGCGGCGATCAGTCCCGGCTTCCTCGGGCCCGCCCGGCCGCAGGAACCTGCGGCAGCCGGGCCCTGGCAGCAGCTTCCCGCCACCCTGAGCGCTCCGGGCGCCGGCGGCCCGAGCGGCGGCGGTGCACGGCCGCTTAGCGACGCGGCGCCGGTGCCGGATGCGGCGGCGCTCGCCGCCCAGCTCAATGCCACCCTGAAGACCGACGGCGCCGGGTCCTTCAGCGGGGTGGTGCAGGACGCCGTCACCGGTGAGGTCCTCTTCGACCGGGCCGGCGACGAGGTCCGGGCCCCGGCCTCGAATATCAAGCTGCTGACCGCCGCCGCCGCGCTGCGCACGCTTGGCCCGGACCGGCGCTTCAGCACCAAGGTCGTCGCCGGCGCCACACCCGGCACCGTTGTCCTGACCGGCGGCGGGGATGTGTTGCTGGGCGCGGGGGAGTCGGCGCCGGATGCCGTGCTGGGCCATGCCGGGCTCGCGACCCTCGCGCAGTCCACCGTCAGTGCCCTCCAGCAGGCGGGCGTCTCCGGCCCGGTGACCGTGCTGCTGGACGATTCCCTGTTCACCGGACCGCCGCTGAGCCCGGCCTGGAGCCCGGAGGATGTCGCCGCCGGCGAGGTGGCCCCGCTGTTCCCGCTTGCCCTGAACTCGGCACGCTTCGAACCGGGCAGCACCACCGGGCCCCGGCCGGTGGACGCCGCCATGGCAGCCGCCGAGACGTTCGCGGCCCGGCTCGCGTCGGCCGGCGCCGCCGCGGGACTCACCGTGGCTCCCGGTGTCGCCAGGGTGCCGGCCACCGAAAAAACACCGGACGACGCCGGCCACGCCAACAAGGTGCTGGCCGAAGTCGAGTCGGCCACCGTCGGCCAGCAGGTGGACCTGTTGCTGCGCACCTCTGACAATTACCTCACCGAAGTCATGGGCCGGATGGTGGCAGCGGCCAGCGGCAAACCCGCCAGCAACGAGGGCGCTGTCGCCGCCGTGCTGCAGCAGCTCGAGGAGCTGAAGATCCCCTCGGCAACGCTCCGGGCAGCCGATCTCGCCGGGCTGACCCTGGCGAACCAGGTCTCGGCCCGGCAGCTCTCCGCCGTGGTCCGGGCGATGACCACGGGCACGGACAGCAGGCTTCGCTCCGCCTTGGCCGGCTTCCCGGTGGCCGGGCTGACCGGGACGCTCGGCAGCCGGTACACGGACACCAGTACCTCCCGGGGCGCCGGACTGGTCCGGGCCAAGACCGGAACGCTGAACACCGTGATCGCCCTCAGCGGCTACGTGGTCGACGCCGACGGCCGGCTGCTGGTCTTCTCCTTCATCGGGAACAACCTGACGCCGGGCGCGGCCGGCAACAAGGCGGCCCTGGACCGCACCGCCTCGGCCCTGGCTGCCTGCGGGTGCCGCTGA
- a CDS encoding zinc-dependent metalloprotease: protein MESSSRETSAQTPSQAAQALINWELAASTAARLTPAGPSLGSGEIGAAVENLRLMADISVPHVHDITGLEAARDLRDSSVLVVDRASWAKANTQSFAVMLQPAIEKMLESRRGTVGPGAASVGGAITGSQLGAILAFLSSKVLGQYDPFSALATNSTAPAAGRLLLVAPNIISVERELNVAPEDFRLWVCLHEQTHRVQFAAAPWLRHHMLDQIEDLSAHLLGNVDSIMERAAAAAKSLRDRSAPGSAPGRGAILDLLQDPEERAAISHLTAVMSLLEGHANVVMDAVDASIVPSVKTIRQRFNARGKDRGAIEKFIRSLLGLDAKMRQYSDGSKFVREVVDAAGMEGFNRVWESADHLPTEPEIHDSKLWLERMGL from the coding sequence ATGGAGTCCTCTTCGCGCGAGACATCAGCCCAGACACCAAGCCAGGCAGCCCAGGCCCTCATCAACTGGGAGCTGGCGGCCTCCACGGCGGCGCGGCTGACCCCGGCCGGCCCGTCCCTGGGATCCGGGGAGATCGGCGCCGCCGTCGAAAACCTGCGCCTCATGGCGGACATTTCCGTGCCGCACGTCCATGACATCACCGGACTGGAAGCGGCCCGGGACCTCCGCGACTCCTCCGTCCTGGTGGTGGACCGGGCCTCCTGGGCCAAGGCCAACACCCAGAGCTTCGCCGTGATGCTGCAGCCGGCAATCGAGAAAATGCTCGAAAGCCGCCGCGGGACCGTGGGCCCGGGCGCGGCCAGCGTCGGCGGCGCGATCACCGGCAGCCAGCTGGGCGCCATCCTGGCCTTCCTCTCCAGCAAGGTCCTGGGCCAGTACGACCCGTTCTCCGCCCTGGCCACGAACTCCACGGCCCCCGCCGCGGGCCGGCTGCTGCTGGTGGCGCCCAACATCATCTCGGTGGAACGCGAGCTCAACGTGGCGCCCGAGGACTTCCGGCTCTGGGTGTGCCTGCACGAACAGACCCACCGGGTGCAGTTCGCTGCCGCCCCTTGGCTGCGCCACCACATGCTGGACCAGATCGAGGATCTCAGCGCCCACCTGCTGGGTAATGTCGACTCCATCATGGAACGCGCTGCCGCCGCCGCGAAATCGCTCCGGGACCGCTCCGCCCCGGGTTCAGCCCCCGGCCGCGGAGCCATCCTGGACCTGCTCCAGGACCCCGAGGAGCGGGCGGCGATCTCCCACCTCACGGCCGTCATGAGCCTGCTGGAGGGCCACGCAAACGTGGTCATGGATGCCGTCGACGCCAGCATCGTCCCCTCGGTCAAGACCATCCGGCAGCGCTTCAACGCCCGCGGCAAGGACCGCGGCGCCATCGAGAAGTTCATCCGCAGCCTGCTTGGTCTGGACGCGAAGATGCGGCAGTACAGCGACGGCTCGAAGTTCGTCCGCGAAGTGGTCGACGCCGCCGGGATGGAAGGCTTCAACCGGGTCTGGGAGTCCGCCGACCACCTCCCCACCGAACCCGAAATCCACGACTCGAAGCTGTGGCTCGAGCGGATGGGGCTTTAG
- the tilS gene encoding tRNA lysidine(34) synthetase TilS: MLQDALADAGYPARVLVACSGGPDSLALAAVAAYFARRGHVDGHPVAVGAVVVDHQLQPGSAGVAAAAATALRELGLAPVQVRVVDVAPTGMGPEAAARDARHAALEACADDTGASAILLGHTLDDQAEQVLLGLARGSGTRSLAGMRPVRGRLLRPFLGLRRAETLEICSVEGLDPWHDPSNEDPSFARSRTRVQVLPMLEEKLGPGVAESLARTASILQLDADYLEDVASDTFDRLQERTGTELSLPEAALRDLAPAIRFRVIAKAAAAVGGQQPSYQRLLAAEALLRRQGSAGPVELPGGVSVYRLSLAQLTEAGQSGAGGVPREGARCGKLVFRPQKPPQN; this comes from the coding sequence ATGCTGCAGGACGCCCTCGCCGACGCCGGCTACCCCGCGCGGGTCCTCGTGGCCTGCAGCGGCGGGCCCGACTCGCTCGCGCTTGCCGCCGTCGCCGCCTACTTCGCCCGCCGCGGCCACGTCGACGGGCATCCCGTCGCTGTCGGCGCCGTCGTGGTGGACCACCAGTTGCAGCCCGGCTCCGCCGGCGTCGCCGCCGCGGCGGCCACGGCATTGCGGGAGCTGGGACTCGCGCCGGTCCAGGTCAGGGTCGTTGACGTCGCCCCCACCGGGATGGGCCCGGAAGCCGCCGCCCGGGACGCCCGGCACGCGGCCCTCGAGGCGTGCGCCGACGACACCGGCGCCTCGGCCATCCTGCTGGGCCACACCCTGGACGACCAGGCCGAACAGGTCCTGCTGGGCCTGGCCCGCGGCTCTGGAACCCGCTCGCTGGCCGGGATGCGGCCGGTCCGCGGACGCCTGCTGCGGCCGTTCCTGGGCCTGCGCCGGGCCGAGACGCTGGAAATCTGCTCCGTCGAGGGACTGGATCCGTGGCATGACCCCAGCAATGAGGACCCCTCGTTTGCGCGGTCCCGGACCCGGGTCCAGGTGTTGCCGATGCTGGAGGAGAAGCTCGGCCCGGGGGTTGCCGAGTCGCTGGCCAGGACGGCGTCGATCCTGCAGCTCGACGCCGACTACCTCGAGGATGTGGCCAGCGACACCTTTGACCGGCTGCAGGAGCGCACCGGCACGGAGCTCAGCCTGCCCGAGGCCGCGTTGCGCGACCTGGCGCCGGCGATCAGGTTCCGGGTGATCGCCAAGGCGGCCGCCGCCGTCGGAGGCCAACAACCCAGCTACCAGCGGCTGCTGGCCGCCGAAGCCCTGCTGCGCCGGCAGGGATCCGCCGGGCCGGTGGAGCTGCCCGGCGGCGTAAGCGTCTACCGCCTCTCCCTCGCCCAGCTGACCGAGGCGGGGCAGTCCGGCGCGGGCGGCGTTCCCCGCGAGGGCGCCCGCTGTGGGAAGCTTGTATTCCGGCCTCAAAAACCGCCCCAAAATTAG
- the hpt gene encoding hypoxanthine phosphoribosyltransferase, whose product MDSNDVQADLKHVLYSKEQIQSRITELAAQIDKDYEGRDLLIVGVLKGAVMVMADLARALHSHVSMDWMAVSSYGSGTQSSGVVRILKDLDTDLMGKDVLIVEDIIDSGLTLSWLKTNLESRGPASVEICTAFRKPTAAKVQIDVKYVGYDIPNEFVVGYGLDYAEKYRNLDFVGTLAPHVYE is encoded by the coding sequence GTGGATTCAAACGACGTCCAGGCAGACCTCAAGCACGTTCTCTACTCCAAGGAGCAGATCCAGTCCCGGATCACTGAACTCGCTGCCCAGATCGACAAGGACTACGAAGGCCGCGATCTGCTGATCGTCGGTGTGCTCAAGGGTGCGGTCATGGTCATGGCCGACCTGGCCCGTGCACTGCACAGCCACGTCTCGATGGACTGGATGGCCGTCTCCTCCTACGGCTCCGGCACCCAGTCCTCCGGCGTGGTCCGCATCCTCAAGGACCTCGACACCGACCTGATGGGCAAGGACGTCCTGATCGTCGAGGACATCATCGACTCCGGGCTCACGCTCTCGTGGCTCAAGACCAACCTGGAGTCCCGCGGCCCGGCCTCGGTGGAGATCTGCACCGCGTTCCGCAAGCCCACCGCCGCGAAGGTCCAGATCGACGTCAAGTACGTCGGTTACGACATCCCCAACGAATTCGTCGTCGGCTACGGCCTGGACTACGCCGAAAAGTACCGCAACCTCGACTTCGTCGGCACCCTCGCGCCGCACGTCTACGAGTAA